The genome window cattgtttttaatactcGTTAAAAAGACTTCAAGTAGGAAGGGAGCTACTTGTTCAGATAATAATTTGTCAAATTCTGATGTAATTCCATCAACATCTGGGGATTTATTGTTCTTTCGATGTTTGAAAGCTCCAGTCTTTTTCAGACCTTTGATAACCACGGTGTTTGCGCCTACCATTGTCTCAATGGCGTCAGACCTGGAGTTGATGAGTAAGGAGAGGGTAGCCACGATGAgtccatgtttgtttttttggagGGTGGAGGTTTGCACGGAGTAACCGGTAAAGAGGGGAACTCGTCATCTTCAACAGCATTCAAAAGCATGAGATTATCCTTAGGGCAAGCATAGTTATGGCAGTTGTCAATACATTTTTAATGGATTTCTTCAATGCTCTGAATACTCAAACTTCAGGTAGGCTATATAATTACGATAAAGCAAAACCAGTATTGTTCCCATTTAATAAATATAAAAAGTAAAGTAAAGCACATAAAATAGGACACCAGCAACCACTAAAATGAGGATAACAAGTTCTGTGAAGAGTATACATTTGGACCACAATTCCATGCTTAAGATAAGGATATGTTTGGATTGTACACACTGTTTACCTCTTAACTGAATGAGGGCcaaaggacatttttaagtgCACAGAAAAGACATGACAGTTTGCTTACAGTGCCAAATGAGTCTCTCAGCATTCAGTTATGGGAGCTGCTAGGCAGTTTCACAAACAGTTTGCACACGAGTAGTTAGTTCGTCCAAAACATAATCCATCGGTGTAGGCTCACTttcaaggagtgtgtgtgtggtgtacactAAGACTTGCTTAAAGAATGCTTAGCCAAAACAATATATTTATATCTGTGGTGTTTTTGAGGCTACAATCTAACAACCTTCATCCTTCCCACAGGATGTACTAACTAACTCCTCAGAGTTCAAAGTTAGAAATGTACTGAAATCTTTATCATACAAACATTAAGTGGTGCTTAAATAGAAAAGTCAAAACAGTCAAAAATGTTTAACCCATTTTGAGGACCATTCCACCGAATCCCAGATTAAACTTTGTTTGCACCACAGCACCAAAAAAGAGTAAGGCAATGGTTAGGCATTGAAGGCACCCAAAGGGGTCTTGTTGAAAACCAATGTGGTAATGGGGCAGCATATTGGACTTGTCCTTTGTTCATAATGAATTCAAGGAGCTTTGAAGAGCTCTATAAAGCAAATGGAATGTAGTCAAACTAGTTCATCAACAATGTCTACATCTCATCAGTGTGGGCTGGTTTGGTGGGGTCAAGGCTTGCACTCCCTTTTCCTGTTATTGACACCAAGGCCAGAGGTTCAGTCTGCCCTTCATCCAGAGTCGAGCTGTTCCCTGGTTGGCTCTCCTCCAGGGCCACATCCTCAATGTCGGTGATTTTGGGACTTTCTATTGGTTGCTTTAGTATTATGGAAGCATCCGGGGGATCTGATTGGCTGAGGTCACGGGAAACGGGTAGGAATCGGGCTGAATGATACGGTTGTCCACATCCTCAGCAGCTTGCAAGGATGAAGCAGGATCTGTGAGGATGCTTCTGGAGATAACTGAAACGGTAAAGAATAGGGAAGGCTATTTAACTTTCAACGCTTTCAGAAGAAAAATGATCCATTATTAATTCCTAAATGGATATCTAACCTCCTTTTGGTGTATAGTCCTCTTCTATGGATGAGGTGCCCCAGTGGAAGGGGCTGTAACTTGGGAAGATGATGAGGCCCAGAGAGAAGAGGATAATCTGATGGGAAACAACAGACGCATGTTCAGTTCAATTCACTTTTTTAAAAGATCACCCTGAAAGTACACAAAGGCATGGAGGTCTCACCATGACGCAGGTGCTGGTCTGTGCTGCTTTAGTGACCGTCTGCTTGATCAGCGACTGTAGTCTGCGCAGCTGAGCCAGGAGAGACCTGTGCATGGAGATATTATAAAAACACCAGAACTAACAAGACACAAACATCTTCATTGAGCATCATCAGTGCAAAAAGGTGATGTTAGCCAATTAACTTACATGTTGTGTTTTTCCAGCTGGTCCACGGTCCTCTGCAGCTCTTTGTTTTGCACTGAGCAAGCTGCTGCCCTGAGACACAGAAAATACCTAGGGTCACTGACAGAAAAGTATTCCTACTGTCCGACAGTGTCACACCATTGGGGAGAGTCAACAATAACTCAGtggcagaatagaacagaaggaCCCATTGTCAGGACTTCCTACTGCACATGCCTCACTGTTGTAACACAAATGAAAATGCTAAGGAAATGCAAGTGACTTGTTTATAGAGAATATTATCCACCATGTGACTACAAAGTGGGTCCAATTTTCCTGGAGCCTAATTGAAGCCTCAGGCCTCACCTGCTCTCAAGCCCATCCACATAGTCCTTCTTCCTGCGACGGCTGTCTTGGGCTGACTGTTTGTTGCGTATTTTGCGTCTCACTTTTTTCAGAATCCGTTCCTCAGCCTAGAAGGGAATTCAGTCCAGTACATTTAGATGCAATTAAACTCAGAGATAAACAATTTCAGTCAATTTCAGTCAAATCATATAAAATATACAGCAAAGTCATTTGTTATGTCAAAGTTGTTATGCAAAAGTAATGTAATCCAAGTGCAAGTAGGGAAGTAATGGATTTGGGGTACATAGAATAGTGTACCATCTACTGTGCGTGTGTATCTGACCTTGGTGaggggcaggttgttgggcagaGATATCCCCTCTTGGTTCAGCAGTTTCTGCTCCTCCTCAGTCAGTGTGAGGTCAGGGTAAAGCTGATCAGGAGAATAGGATATTGTGTTTATAATCCTCACCGCCATAATCCCATAGAGAGACACTTGAACAACCACCGGGGTCTCAGACTAACAATCCCCCTCCCCCACTATCTTCTTATTGTGCCTATTTATCCATTCATTAGGGATTGAGGCCTATGGATTTCACCACATCTTTACAATAAATTTGCAGGCCTCCTGTATAAATCAGCGGGAAAGATTGTTACTATGTAATTACATCTAATTAGATGgtaaaaacattccctattcaTTTGGGATTGAGCCCTGCAGCTTTGTCCTAATGCATACGACGGGATCTTCACAACAGATGCCATTGAATATGGACTTATCTTGGCATAAGACCACTTTTGTGGTGTGAAAATATCAAAAACTCTTATGTTGGAGTCAACTTGCCCCTTTTAAGTCTCACCAGTGGGCTGTCTGGACTGGTGGGGCCTGAAGTGGTACCAGAGTGGGTAGAAAGATGACCATGGTCAAATCTACCAGCGGATACTAGGGGTAACTCGTTGACGATACAGGACTCCGAGATCAACATCTGAGAACTCCAATCATCTGTAGCAGAAGACATAGGAAAAGAGAGTAAACCCCCACCCAACACACatggattcacacacacagatgtgtgtGCGctagcgtacacacacacacacacacacacacacacacacacacacacacacacacacacacacacacacacacacacacacacacacacacacacacacacacacacacacacacacacacacacacacacacacacacactcacccagttCTATGGAAATGACATCAACACTATGCTGCTCTGGCTCCGTCTTGATGTTGGCCAGGGTGCTGATGTCATAGACCACCTGATAGATAGTTGTGGGGGCCTGAGAGGGGTCCACCGTGCCAGTTAGGGGGCTCCTGGAGCAGGGTTCCTCAGAGATGCCACTGTCGCTCTCTGAGGAGGTCTCCACTGGGTCTCTGGTAGGGAAGACGTCATTTGGATTGATGGCATAAAGCACATCCTCTGGCTCGCTGTCGTTTAGACCCTGTAACATATGGAGAGGAATTAGGTAATACTTTAAGCAAATGGGTATAATACATTATTACATGTTAAtaatgttttaataaataaagtTGAGTAAATATTGCCCCAGGTCTTTACAACTTGGCTCACTATATTGTACAACTAGTCATAATGGGAAACCATCCGCACACTTTGGGGGTCTACCGTGCATTCATCCAGGGGTTTTTCAGAGCCAGCATAGACAACATCAGAGCAAGAAAATGGCCCTTCCAGTCCCCAACTCTCCTCTGTCATACTGTCCTCTTTGTGACAGAAAAACAGCTCTCCATTCTCTATATCCATGTCCTAGAAGAAACAAAACAGCAGTTAGAAGTATTACAAAATATTGATCAATTCAGTTCATTTTTGTGTACTTCTCTTATTGCACTGTCAATCTTACACCTCTTTGTTATTAAAGTGTTTGAAACTCATATCTATGTTGTTGTAAGTGGAGATTTATAAAGCATGAAGAAGGTGTGGCAACTGCTCAGAGAGCTGTTAAAGGGTGGAGCTATATCTATTATTACTGTTTGATCAGTGGGAGTCCTTTCGCAAGAGGATATCAGCATCCtggtgcacgcacgcacgcacgcacacacacacagttgtattAAAAACTGATAGGCTTTCTCAATAGCAATTGTACCCCCTCATAAAATCTGTTACCCTTTTTTGGCCTCATATTTAATATGTAGGCCTACTAGTTAGGCTAGCAGAAATAATAATATCACGTGACCCACACCAGTAGTCTTTAATAAACTATAGTCTGTCTATACGTATGTTTTCTATATCGTAGGCTATTGCCTGAATATTTCAGCCAAGTGTTCAGATAATGATCTCACGCTATTAAATGCCGGAACTTAAATAAAGTTTACCCATTAAAATTCAACATTCGCAAACGAATGCCTTCTTGGTTCGTATTAGATGTTGAGTTTGACACGACACCTCGGTCATGTATAGGATTCCGTTCCCTGTCAAGCAGGATAAACAAGTGTTACATTGTACTCTCCAACTATAGCTTCATGACCCCACAAACAACTTACTTGTCTGCTGCTGTTTTCAGAAGCGATGTTTCTTCcgaatatagtatatatatatatatataggtctaCTTCATGAGCATTACAACAATAGAAGGCCCAACGTGAGTAGAAAAATGCAGACGAGTAGTGTTTAAAGATCAACCAGTGGAAGACGCATTTCTCCCAAAAATCCAGCTGGCAATTCTCATGTCAATCATCCCGGAGGGCGAATAACCATACTGACACGGCGGATGTGCGTCGCCTATACGCAACAGTTGGCTCTAAAATCACTAACTAATAGAGTATGTGgatttctctctgtgtcttactTATTCCATAATGCAAAAACATGTCCCTTTCACAAATCAGTACATTTACACCAACGTTGTACAGTTCATAAACGTAAAAAACAAACGAAGTCCCTCCCACTTTACCCCTTTGATTTATGTGTGAATACTTCGTGGGCACAATGTAGCAGTGAATTAGATATTGTACTGGACATACTGGAAAAGAACAGTTACAGTATCGTATTGAACTCAAAAGACCTTGACTTTTGCCAACATTCTCTATTGAGACGTTTTTGCAGTAGGAAAGTCAGAGCAAAACCAAAGGATCATGGCAAAATCTAAAAGTGTGTCACACCATCTGGAGTTCTGATTTTAAACAGGTCATGGATATCTCAAAGCAGTGTTGAT of Oncorhynchus gorbuscha isolate QuinsamMale2020 ecotype Even-year linkage group LG15, OgorEven_v1.0, whole genome shotgun sequence contains these proteins:
- the LOC123997822 gene encoding LOW QUALITY PROTEIN: cyclic AMP-responsive element-binding protein 3-like protein 4 (The sequence of the model RefSeq protein was modified relative to this genomic sequence to represent the inferred CDS: inserted 1 base in 1 codon), with translation MDIENGELFFCHKEDSMTEESWGLEGPFSCSDVVYAGSEKPLDECTVDPQSGLNDSEPEDVLYAINPNDVFPTRDPVETSSESDSGISEEPCSRSPLTGTVDPSQAPTTIYQVVYDISTLANIKTEPEQHSVDVISIELDDWSSQMLISESCIVNELPLVSAGRFDHGHLSTHSGTTSGPTSPDSPLLYPDLTLTEEEQKLLNQEGISLPNNLPLTKAEERILKKVRRKIRNKQSAQDSRRRKKDYVDGLESRAAACSVQNKELQRTVDQLEKHNMSLLAQLRRLQSLIKQTVTKAAQTSTCVMIILFSLGLIIFPSYSPFHWGTSSIEEDYTPKGVISRSILTDPASSLQAAEDVDNRIIQPDSYXVSRDLSQSDPPDASIILKQPIESPKITDIEDVALEESQPGNSSTLDEGQTEPLALVSITGKGSASLDPTKPAHTDEM